A part of Limihaloglobus sulfuriphilus genomic DNA contains:
- the atpB gene encoding F0F1 ATP synthase subunit A codes for MFILANTNPLEELTSKPLFEIFGITFTNHMFVVALAAALLGIAIPLSMRSSLLVRSGPGNMIEAICVFLRDDVVKPFLGKHTDRYIPVLWTLFFFILTLNLLGMVPLDKFFTLASGHTSHWGGSPTANIWVTGSLAFFSFVLFHAAGMYENGPWNYIKNFTPKVPMPLMPFIFFIELISSFVRMFSLSIRLFANIMAGHIMLGTIMGFIFLFQNMAAATASIAFVVALSMLELFVAFVQSYIFVFLTTIFISFAVHQEH; via the coding sequence ATGTTTATCCTGGCAAATACAAATCCGCTCGAAGAGCTGACAAGTAAGCCGCTTTTCGAGATATTTGGAATAACCTTTACAAACCACATGTTTGTGGTTGCCCTTGCCGCGGCACTGCTGGGCATAGCGATACCGCTTAGTATGCGTTCGAGTTTGCTGGTGCGGTCGGGCCCGGGCAACATGATAGAGGCTATCTGCGTGTTCCTGCGCGATGATGTGGTAAAACCGTTCCTTGGAAAGCATACCGACCGATATATCCCCGTGCTCTGGACGCTGTTCTTCTTTATACTGACGCTGAACCTGCTTGGTATGGTGCCGCTGGATAAATTTTTCACTCTGGCAAGCGGTCATACAAGCCATTGGGGCGGCTCGCCGACGGCGAATATATGGGTAACCGGTTCGCTGGCGTTTTTCTCTTTTGTGCTGTTCCACGCCGCGGGAATGTATGAAAACGGGCCGTGGAACTACATAAAAAACTTCACGCCCAAGGTGCCGATGCCGCTGATGCCGTTTATATTTTTTATAGAGCTTATCAGCTCATTTGTCAGGATGTTCTCCTTGTCGATTCGTCTTTTCGCCAATATAATGGCAGGGCATATAATGCTCGGGACGATAATGGGGTTTATATTCCTGTTCCAGAACATGGCGGCGGCGACCGCGTCGATCGCCTTTGTAGTGGCGCTGAGTATGCTTGAGCTCTTTGTTGCCTTTGTGCAGTCGTATATATTTGTGTTCCTGACGACAATATTTATCAGTTTCGCAGTACATCAGGAGCATTGA
- a CDS encoding DUF7305 domain-containing protein, protein MNNGPKQFNKKRLKGIIMPFVVLVMGVMLVLGMGMLRSALSARIIANIYTSRAMATMAADSALDLAMSMSYHIRDTRDTDLLEDDDGTTAGLFDNYRPGWGEPSVAAAGITGFLQISNAAWLGIGVPEPFPMLEGVQGWTYSSDTFTLRNSSKPASYSFQIKTDKNFTQFELAASGRCANETKDIHALLVPRGPWFGIGTKNGFILHVHTSLGTVPSNAKMVMATNSIVKNSVELKNGVVVPGDIVVGPGANPDEVVSLKHGAGVTGTISTNYEKIEFPDVVAPVLPNRSWPKTKGNSNEIVIDSSGAYPGIKTKNSDVIRIEGDVEMVIDGDFSLGNGSEVRISNGSSLRLYCTSKFEAKNGSGIINENYSSGGSDESIVNAAKSFKLFGTPSCSIVNLKNSSELVGSVYAPDALLLLHNSADFYGALLGGLMVDIRNSGTFYYVDGLYEPDDESVASLKLKPGTWWER, encoded by the coding sequence ATGAACAATGGACCAAAACAATTTAATAAAAAACGGCTAAAAGGTATAATAATGCCCTTTGTGGTGCTCGTTATGGGAGTGATGCTGGTGCTTGGCATGGGTATGCTCCGTTCAGCGTTGAGCGCCCGTATCATAGCCAATATCTACACATCTCGTGCTATGGCGACGATGGCGGCGGATTCTGCGCTGGACCTGGCGATGTCGATGTCGTACCATATCAGAGATACAAGGGATACGGACCTGCTCGAGGATGACGATGGCACGACCGCCGGTCTCTTTGATAACTACCGGCCGGGCTGGGGAGAGCCGTCTGTTGCAGCCGCGGGCATAACCGGTTTCTTGCAAATTTCGAACGCGGCATGGCTGGGAATCGGCGTGCCAGAGCCATTTCCGATGCTCGAAGGTGTACAGGGCTGGACTTACAGCTCCGATACATTCACGCTGAGAAACAGCAGTAAACCCGCCTCGTACAGTTTCCAGATCAAAACAGATAAGAATTTCACACAGTTTGAGCTGGCGGCCTCGGGCAGGTGCGCCAATGAGACAAAAGACATCCATGCTCTGCTGGTGCCTCGCGGGCCGTGGTTTGGTATCGGCACAAAAAATGGGTTTATACTCCACGTTCATACGAGCCTGGGAACAGTGCCGTCCAATGCGAAGATGGTTATGGCTACAAATTCAATCGTTAAAAATAGTGTGGAATTGAAAAACGGCGTGGTTGTACCCGGCGATATCGTGGTCGGGCCGGGCGCAAACCCCGATGAGGTTGTGTCTTTAAAGCATGGTGCGGGCGTAACGGGCACAATCAGCACCAACTATGAGAAGATAGAGTTTCCCGATGTAGTTGCTCCGGTTCTGCCAAACAGGTCATGGCCTAAAACAAAAGGAAACAGTAACGAAATCGTTATTGATTCCAGTGGTGCTTATCCTGGTATCAAGACCAAAAACAGTGACGTTATACGCATAGAGGGTGATGTTGAAATGGTCATTGACGGCGATTTCAGCCTCGGCAACGGCTCAGAAGTAAGAATATCAAACGGTTCCTCGCTTCGATTGTATTGCACGTCCAAATTTGAGGCGAAAAATGGTTCCGGAATAATAAATGAAAATTATTCTTCCGGCGGTTCAGATGAGTCGATTGTAAACGCGGCCAAAAGTTTTAAACTTTTCGGTACTCCATCCTGCAGCATCGTCAATCTCAAAAACAGCAGCGAGCTTGTAGGTTCGGTTTATGCCCCTGATGCCCTGCTTTTGCTGCATAATAGTGCTGATTTTTACGGCGCTTTGCTTGGCGGGCTTATGGTAGATATCAGAAACTCCGGCACGTTCTATTATGTTGACGGACTGTATGAGCCCGACGATGAATCGGTCGCGAGCTTGAAGCTCAAACCCGGAACGTGGTGGGAACGGTGA
- the atpE gene encoding ATP synthase F0 subunit C, with amino-acid sequence MTAVINIELNDKGLGMLAGLIACGLIVIGAGKGIGNLAGKATEAISRQPEAGGRIFTAMLVAASFIEGIALFALVICLVAILFG; translated from the coding sequence ATGACAGCCGTTATTAACATCGAGCTTAATGACAAGGGCCTTGGTATGCTTGCCGGTCTTATTGCCTGCGGGCTCATAGTGATCGGTGCCGGCAAAGGCATCGGCAATCTTGCCGGCAAGGCAACCGAGGCTATCTCCCGCCAGCCCGAAGCCGGCGGCAGAATCTTCACGGCGATGCTGGTCGCGGCGTCGTTTATCGAAGGTATAGCCCTGTTCGCGCTTGTGATCTGTCTGGTAGCGATACTGTTTGGATAA
- the atpF gene encoding F0F1 ATP synthase subunit B, with translation MSRFKRLTISAILIACTAIAAAAEPAAHEAGEAGGKVNLFSGTIAESIWTLVSFGILVFVLYKLAWGPLLGSLKKREEKIACDISSAEHTRAEAQKVLEEYRQKLAAADEESRQAAAKALAQAQEKASAMVETAREQSFELKKQARQDIIKATDSARSELAREAGSMVLELGSSILGKSISQHDNQKLIDEAVDIYARKKQNKAAV, from the coding sequence ATGTCACGTTTTAAACGCCTGACAATATCAGCCATTCTGATTGCCTGCACAGCCATAGCAGCTGCCGCGGAGCCTGCTGCGCACGAAGCGGGTGAGGCCGGCGGTAAGGTAAACCTGTTTTCCGGAACCATCGCCGAGTCGATCTGGACTCTGGTGAGCTTTGGGATCCTGGTTTTTGTCCTGTACAAGCTGGCCTGGGGCCCGCTGCTGGGCTCACTGAAAAAGCGTGAGGAGAAAATAGCCTGCGATATATCCTCTGCCGAGCACACCAGAGCAGAGGCACAAAAGGTTCTCGAGGAATACCGGCAGAAACTCGCCGCCGCTGACGAAGAATCCCGCCAGGCCGCGGCAAAGGCCCTCGCCCAGGCACAGGAAAAGGCCTCCGCGATGGTCGAAACCGCCAGAGAGCAGAGCTTCGAGCTGAAAAAACAGGCTCGGCAGGATATCATCAAAGCAACCGACTCGGCTCGCAGCGAGCTGGCCAGAGAAGCCGGCAGCATGGTGCTTGAGCTGGGCAGCAGTATCCTGGGCAAATCCATCTCGCAGCATGACAACCAGAAGCTCATTGATGAAGCGGTTGATATTTACGCCAGAAAAAAACAAAACAAGGCCGCCGTTTAA